AGTGATGACAATACTGTTAAAGTATGGTGTTTGGAAAGTTGTAAAGAAGTGACTACTCTATCTGGACACTCTAATTACATTCAGTCCGTTGCCATCAGCCCTGATGGTAAACTGATTGCTAGCAGTAGTTGTGACAATACAATCAAAATATGGGCATTAAGGAATGGACAAGAAAAACTTACGCTATCTGGACATTCAAGTGCTGTTCGTACAATTGCTTTCACTTGTAACGGAAAGGGACTTGTTAGTGGCAGTGATGATAAAACCATAAAAATATGGCATCTAGAAACTGGAAGATTAGTCCAGACACTTTCAGGACATTCAGGCAATGTTTGGTCTGTTTCTATTAGTCCTGATGGTCAAACCCTTGCTAGTAGTAGCGATGACAAAAAAATCAAACTTTGGCGTTTGATAAATGGGGAACTCGTTTCTACTATTTCTGGACATTCAGCAGGAATTAGTTCAATTGCATTTTGTGCTGGTGGTCAAGTGCTTGCCAGTAGTAGTTGGGATAAGACAGTCAAACTTTGGTTATCTGAAACAGCTTTACCAAAATTTAATGTAGCAAAGTGGGTTTCAGGTATGTTTGGTCTAAAACAGAACCAACCAATATCAACAGTACCGAATTTTATTCTTTTAAAAGCACAAGAAAATATAGCTAAAGAAGCAGAGGAACAGCATCGCCGAGAGGAACAGCGTCGCCTAGAAGAACAGCGCGTTCAAGAGTGGCGTCGCCAAGAGAAGCAGCGTCGCATACAAGAACAGTATCAAAGTGAAGAACAGAGTCGCAAAGCTGAACAGAATGCAAAAATTGCTTGGGGTGTAACTAAAGCAACTTGGAACGCTGTGG
This genomic interval from Funiculus sociatus GB2-C1 contains the following:
- a CDS encoding WD40 repeat domain-containing protein, giving the protein MTQQWYYAHAFNGHSGWFGGVRSVATSPDSQVIASGSDDNTIKLWDLNTGQEKLTLSGHSSAVRSVTFSRDGRNLASGSDDKTIKLWDLRTARAIHTLHGHSKSVTTVAISCDGKFLISGSDDNTVKVWCLESCKEVTTLSGHSNYIQSVAISPDGKLIASSSCDNTIKIWALRNGQEKLTLSGHSSAVRTIAFTCNGKGLVSGSDDKTIKIWHLETGRLVQTLSGHSGNVWSVSISPDGQTLASSSDDKKIKLWRLINGELVSTISGHSAGISSIAFCAGGQVLASSSWDKTVKLWLSETALPKFNVAKWVSGMFGLKQNQPISTVPNFILLKAQENIAKEAEEQHRREEQRRLEEQRVQEWRRQEKQRRIQEQYQSEEQSRKAEQNAKIAWGVTKATWNAVGNVVNKDYVKGYKRKDGTYVKGHYRRKHN